CCCTCCCGACGGCACAACCCGGCTTACATTTTCCAAAATTTCCAGTTGTAGTGCCTGAAGTGTCTCAAGGTCTCCGGGGTTTCGCCGCCACCGCAAATCACTCCGTTTCCGAATGACTCCGAACCCGCTGCAGGGCGCATCCACCAGGTACAGATTCACACGGGGAAAAGTATGGGTCCGGGCGTCTGCTTCCTCCAGGGTATAATGGGAAAAATTCAGGCGGCGGAGGGTTTCATCCACCTGTTTTAAACGCCGGCGATCCACATCATAGGCAAAAATTTCTCCATCAGGGAGGGCTTGTTTCAGCAGGGCGGCGGTTTTCCCTCCGGGAGCGCTGCATACATCACAGGCCTGGCGAATCCCTCCTTCCGGGAAAAAATATTCCGGTAAAACCGATGAAACATCCTGGATAGTCACTGCGCCGCTCGAAAAAATGTCATGATCCATGAGAGGCTGAATTGAACTCACAGTCAAAAAATCCTCCCGGTCGGGATGGACACTCCTGAAAATATCCAGGTCTTTCAAAGCCTTAATCACTCTTTCCCGGGCAGTATCCTCCATAAGTCGCACCATACGAACCGGTGGCTGATTCAATGCGGATAGCAGATTTTCCAATTCATGTCCAAACTGTCCATTCCATCGCTCCACCAGCCAGTCCGGAAAACTGTGTCGCATGCCCGGGGAAATGGAAAAATCCTCCATAAAATGTTTATATCCCCCTGCATTCCGGAAACGGATAAGCTGTCGGAGAATGGCATTGACAAAGGTTTTCTGATATCCCGCCAGAGAAACGAGAGAATGAACAGTCCCGTAATCCTGCGTTCCCTCCATGTGAAAAATTTCCGCTGCTCCCATGAGTAAAAGGATCCAGGTTTGAAGAGGTGGTTTTTTGGGGGATTTTAAAAACCGGGCTATCAGGGTTTCGGATTGTCGATGCCATTGGATGGTCTGATGAACCAGGGCATCGCGAAAACGGCGGGATTGTGGATTCAAAGGGTGTTCATCTTTTTGAAGCAGGTGATCTATATACGCCTCGCCGGTGAACCAGCGCAGCAGGATATTCAAAGCATTTTTCCGGCTGTCAATCGACGCCATCGACACGCCTGTAAGATGTGATATCCCACCCGTTGAGAAAATCCGCCACATTCATCGCCCGCTTCCCTTCAGGCTGGATTTCCTCAGGATACAGCAGTCCATCTCCACAGTGGATGGCAAAAGTGTTTTTAGATATCTTTACCAGTGTGCCGGGATGGGTGTCTGAAACCGGTTCAAACCGGGCTTTGAAAATTTTTATAAGGGTGCCTTTAAGAAAAAACCGGGCTCCGGGGACAGGGGCAAAGGCACGGATGGTACGAATAAGCACCTGGCCGGGTTGAGTAAAATCCAGGACAGCCTCTTCCGGATGGATTTTCGGTGCCGGTGTGGCATGGGTATGATCCTGGGGGATGGGCCTGAGCCGGTGGGATTCCAGTCCGTCAAGGGTTTCCAGAAGGCATTCCGCTGCTAAAATTTTCAGACGGTCGTAAAGGGATCCGGTTGTATCATCCGGATGGATAGGGATGCGCTTTTGGAGAAGTACACCTCCTGTATCCACCTTATCCTCAATTTGAAAAGTCGTAATGCCTGTTTCCGTCTCGCCCTGGAGAATGGCCCGGTGTATGGGTGCAGCACCCCGGAATTTGGGAAGCAGCGACGCATGGGCATTTACCGCCCCGTAGGGAGGAATGGCATAGAGTTTCCGGGGAAGGATACGAAAAGCCACCACCACCAGAATATCCGGCTGAATCTCACGGATCGCCTGCAGAAACACCGGATCTTTCAGTCTCACCGGCTGAAGGATGGGCAGATTAAGTTCCATGGCACGTTTTTTAACCGGTGAGGGCAGGTGTTTCCGTCCACGTCCCCGGGGTTTATCCGGGATCGTTACAACGGCGGAAACCTGATGG
This window of the Candidatus Neomarinimicrobiota bacterium genome carries:
- the fmt gene encoding methionyl-tRNA formyltransferase, with protein sequence MKTIFMGTPDFAVPSLDKLVHSRHQVSAVVTIPDKPRGRGRKHLPSPVKKRAMELNLPILQPVRLKDPVFLQAIREIQPDILVVVAFRILPRKLYAIPPYGAVNAHASLLPKFRGAAPIHRAILQGETETGITTFQIEDKVDTGGVLLQKRIPIHPDDTTGSLYDRLKILAAECLLETLDGLESHRLRPIPQDHTHATPAPKIHPEEAVLDFTQPGQVLIRTIRAFAPVPGARFFLKGTLIKIFKARFEPVSDTHPGTLVKISKNTFAIHCGDGLLYPEEIQPEGKRAMNVADFLNGWDITSYRRVDGVD
- the rsmB gene encoding 16S rRNA (cytosine(967)-C(5))-methyltransferase RsmB translates to MASIDSRKNALNILLRWFTGEAYIDHLLQKDEHPLNPQSRRFRDALVHQTIQWHRQSETLIARFLKSPKKPPLQTWILLLMGAAEIFHMEGTQDYGTVHSLVSLAGYQKTFVNAILRQLIRFRNAGGYKHFMEDFSISPGMRHSFPDWLVERWNGQFGHELENLLSALNQPPVRMVRLMEDTARERVIKALKDLDIFRSVHPDREDFLTVSSIQPLMDHDIFSSGAVTIQDVSSVLPEYFFPEGGIRQACDVCSAPGGKTAALLKQALPDGEIFAYDVDRRRLKQVDETLRRLNFSHYTLEEADARTHTFPRVNLYLVDAPCSGFGVIRKRSDLRWRRNPGDLETLQALQLEILENVSRVVPSGGEIIYSTCTFDEAENVGVLQTFLDTHPEFSWGDPPLNAPDHWKDTVRPILRTYPHRHDCEGSFAGRVKRT